A section of the Mangifera indica cultivar Alphonso chromosome 12, CATAS_Mindica_2.1, whole genome shotgun sequence genome encodes:
- the LOC123192680 gene encoding putative UDP-rhamnose:rhamnosyltransferase 1 isoform X2, with protein sequence MADAEQLHIAMFPWLAFGHMIPYFELAKRIAQRGHRISFISTPRNIQRLPEVPPNLSSQMNFVSLTLPHHDNLPHDAEATNDLPFHKIPYLKIACDKLQDSLAEFLQKSKPDWIIYDFIASWLPPITAKLGISSAFFSIFQAWSICFCGSSSLALINGEDPRSKPEDFTVPPPWVPFKTTVAFRLHEAKKFFDHYEMNESGVTDMVRVGLVIDGCDVIAIRSCMEIEWQWINLLGELHGKPVLPVGLLPPTAYDNRDTLEDNNWLTINDWLGKHEPKTVIYVAFGSELNLSQIELTELALGLELSGLPFFWALRNRDDTVVLPDGFEERVKGRGVVCTSWAPQLRILAHESGLIARVFTEKKVGIEIPRNEEDGVYTRKSVAETLQLVTVEEAGKIYRKKSNELRVLFTDEQLHDQYIHKFVEFMENHRQVSDH encoded by the exons ATGGCGGATGCTGAACAGCTTCACATAGCTATGTTTCCATGGCTAGCTTTTGGGCACATGATTCCATACTTTGAACTAGCCAAACGGATTGCTCAAAGAGGTCACAGGATCTCCTTCATTTCAACTCCCAGAAACATCCAACGCCTTCCTGAAGTCCCTCCAAATTTATCTTCGCAGATGAATTTTGTGAGCCTCACTTTACCCCATCACGATAATCTTCCACATGACGCAGAGGCCACCAATGATTTGCCATTTCACAAAATCCCATATCTTAAAATTGCCTGTGATAAACTCCAAGATTCTTTGGCTGAATTTTTGCAAAAATCCAAGCCAGATTGGATTATTTACGACTTTATCGCTTCCTGGTTGCCACCAATAACAGCCAAGCTTGGAATCTCCAGCGCCTTCTTCAGCATATTCCAGGCTTGGTCAATCTGTTTCTGTGGATCATCATCATTGGCCTTGATTAATGGCGAGGATCCTCGTTCTAAGCCGGAAGATTTCACTGTTCCTCCACCATGGGTACCATTCAAAACCACCGTTGCATTTCGACTTCATGaagcaaaaaaattttttgatcatTATGAGATGAACGAGTCGGGAGTCACAGATATGGTTCGTGTGGGGTTGGTGATAGACGGTTGTGATGTGATAGCTATAAGAAGCTGCATGGAGATTGAATGGCAATGGATTAATCTCTTGGGAGAGCTTCATGGTAAACCAGTTCTACCTGTAGGGCTGTTGCCGCCTACGGCTTACGATAACAGAGACACCCTTGAAGATAACAACTGGCTTACCATTAATGACTGGTTAGGGAAACACGAGCCAAAGACTGTGATTTATGTAGCATTTGGAAGcgaattaaatttgagtcaaattgagTTGACTGAGTTGGCTCTAGGTTTGGAATTATCCGGTTTACCTTTCTTTTGGGCTCTAAGGAATCGGGATGATACAGTAGTTCTTCCAGATGGGTTTGAGGAAAGAGTGAAGGGTAGAGGAGTGGTGTGTACTAGTTGGGCTCCACAACTGAGGATATTAGCTCATGAATCG GGGTTGATTGCTAGAGTTTTCACAGAGAAGAAGGTCGGCATAGAAATACCGAGAAATGAGGAAGATGGAGTGTACACAAGGAAATCAGTGGCGGAGACATTGCAGTTGGTTACAGTTGAAGAAGCGGGAAAAATTTACAGAAAGAAATCCAATGAATTGAGGGTTTTATTTACAGATGAACAACTCCATGATCAATACATACACAAATTTGTAGAGTTTATGGAGAATCATAGGCAAGTTTCAGATCATTGA
- the LOC123193309 gene encoding AUGMIN subunit 7-like, translated as MAAKQMEEIQRKLGMLNYPRANAPAQSLLFAGMERYALLEWLFFKLLGDKSPFSQQNLQGDAMDRDEETGRIQYLAEIAKFLGITTTIDVEAIQGRGSYEDRTEMLQLIVDLVEASMYADNPNWSIDEQVAKDIQLIDSIAEKQALIFSEECKLFPADVQIQSIYPLPDVSELETKLSEQSKILSNLQQKVTDLASKHAYNPDEDYAEVESQLRANLESFLETARSFNTIYTKEIRPWTHMMEVPQLHGFGPAANRLLEAYKTLLKFLGNLRNLRDSYAALAVGSSETIAGEPSSVTRIISECESALTFLNRDLGILSASIAREQGEKVTS; from the exons ATGGCAGCTAAGCAAATGGAGGAGATTCAGAGGAAATTAGGAATGCTTAATTATCCAAGAGCTAATGCACCGGCTCAGTCTCTTCTCTTCGCTGGCATGGAGCGTTATGCTCTTCTCGAATGGCTCTTCTtcaa GTTATTAGGCGATAAATCTCCATTCTCACAACAAAATTTACAAGGAGATGCTATGGATCGTGATGAAGAGACTGGTCGCATTCAAT ATTTAGCCGAGATTGCGAAGTTTTTGGGTATCACAACAACTATAGATGTGGAGGCAATTCAA GGGCGTGGAAGTTATGAAGATCGAACTGAGATGCTTCAACTTATTGTTGATCTTGTGGAGGCGAGCATGTATGCTGATAATCCTAATTGGAG CATTGATGAGCAAGTAGCAAAGGACATACAACTAATAGATTCTATTGCAGAAAAACAAGCTCTCATTTTCTCGGAAGAATGCAAGTTGTTCCCTGCAGATGTGCAGATTCAATCAATATATCCATT ACCAGATGTTTCTGAGCTGGAGACAAAGCTTTCAGAACAGTCAAAAATACTTTCAAATCTTCAACAGAAGGTCACAGATTTGGCATCTAAG CATGCTTACAACCCAGATGAGGATTATGCAGAGGTGGAATCCCAACTTCGGGCAAATCTGGAATCTTTTCTTGAAACTGCAAGATCATTTAATACAATTTACACCAAG GAAATTCGCCCCTGGACTCACATGATGGAGGTACCACAGCTTCATGGGTTTGGGCCTGCGGCCAATCGCTTGTTAGAGGCATACAAGACGCTTTTAAAG TTCTTAGGTAACTTGAGAAATCTTAGGGACTCATATGCAGCTCTTGCTGTTGGATCATCTGAGACAATTGCTGGCGAGCCCTCTTCAGTCACAAGAATCATTTCAGAGTGTGAATCTGCCTTAACTTTCTTAAACCGTGATCTTGGTATTCTCTCTGCTTCAATTGCTCGTGAGCAAGGTGAAAAGGTAACTtcatga
- the LOC123192680 gene encoding putative UDP-rhamnose:rhamnosyltransferase 1 isoform X1, with protein MADAEQLHIAMFPWLAFGHMIPYFELAKRIAQRGHRISFISTPRNIQRLPEVPPNLSSQMNFVSLTLPHHDNLPHDAEATNDLPFHKIPYLKIACDKLQDSLAEFLQKSKPDWIIYDFIASWLPPITAKLGISSAFFSIFQAWSICFCGSSSLALINGEDPRSKPEDFTVPPPWVPFKTTVAFRLHEAKKFFDHYEMNESGVTDMVRVGLVIDGCDVIAIRSCMEIEWQWINLLGELHGKPVLPVGLLPPTAYDNRDTLEDNNWLTINDWLGKHEPKTVIYVAFGSELNLSQIELTELALGLELSGLPFFWALRNRDDTVVLPDGFEERVKGRGVVCTSWAPQLRILAHESVGAFLTHCGFSSITESLYYGHPLVMLPFSNEQGLIARVFTEKKVGIEIPRNEEDGVYTRKSVAETLQLVTVEEAGKIYRKKSNELRVLFTDEQLHDQYIHKFVEFMENHRQVSDH; from the coding sequence ATGGCGGATGCTGAACAGCTTCACATAGCTATGTTTCCATGGCTAGCTTTTGGGCACATGATTCCATACTTTGAACTAGCCAAACGGATTGCTCAAAGAGGTCACAGGATCTCCTTCATTTCAACTCCCAGAAACATCCAACGCCTTCCTGAAGTCCCTCCAAATTTATCTTCGCAGATGAATTTTGTGAGCCTCACTTTACCCCATCACGATAATCTTCCACATGACGCAGAGGCCACCAATGATTTGCCATTTCACAAAATCCCATATCTTAAAATTGCCTGTGATAAACTCCAAGATTCTTTGGCTGAATTTTTGCAAAAATCCAAGCCAGATTGGATTATTTACGACTTTATCGCTTCCTGGTTGCCACCAATAACAGCCAAGCTTGGAATCTCCAGCGCCTTCTTCAGCATATTCCAGGCTTGGTCAATCTGTTTCTGTGGATCATCATCATTGGCCTTGATTAATGGCGAGGATCCTCGTTCTAAGCCGGAAGATTTCACTGTTCCTCCACCATGGGTACCATTCAAAACCACCGTTGCATTTCGACTTCATGaagcaaaaaaattttttgatcatTATGAGATGAACGAGTCGGGAGTCACAGATATGGTTCGTGTGGGGTTGGTGATAGACGGTTGTGATGTGATAGCTATAAGAAGCTGCATGGAGATTGAATGGCAATGGATTAATCTCTTGGGAGAGCTTCATGGTAAACCAGTTCTACCTGTAGGGCTGTTGCCGCCTACGGCTTACGATAACAGAGACACCCTTGAAGATAACAACTGGCTTACCATTAATGACTGGTTAGGGAAACACGAGCCAAAGACTGTGATTTATGTAGCATTTGGAAGcgaattaaatttgagtcaaattgagTTGACTGAGTTGGCTCTAGGTTTGGAATTATCCGGTTTACCTTTCTTTTGGGCTCTAAGGAATCGGGATGATACAGTAGTTCTTCCAGATGGGTTTGAGGAAAGAGTGAAGGGTAGAGGAGTGGTGTGTACTAGTTGGGCTCCACAACTGAGGATATTAGCTCATGAATCGGTAGGAGCATTTTTGACTCATTGTGGATTTAGCTCAATCACAGAGTCATTATATTATGGACATCCCCTGGTTATGTTACCTTTTTCCAATGAACAGGGGTTGATTGCTAGAGTTTTCACAGAGAAGAAGGTCGGCATAGAAATACCGAGAAATGAGGAAGATGGAGTGTACACAAGGAAATCAGTGGCGGAGACATTGCAGTTGGTTACAGTTGAAGAAGCGGGAAAAATTTACAGAAAGAAATCCAATGAATTGAGGGTTTTATTTACAGATGAACAACTCCATGATCAATACATACACAAATTTGTAGAGTTTATGGAGAATCATAGGCAAGTTTCAGATCATTGA
- the LOC123193310 gene encoding DNA-directed RNA polymerase I subunit 2-like codes for MDATPFANSAMKTSGDTGSESKSLVDEFGEMLKSCGFNYHGVEVLYSGVYGTELTCEIFIGPVYYQRLRHMVSDKFRVRSTGTIDQITRQPIKGRKWGGGIRFGEMERDSMLAHGAAYLLHDRLHTCSDYHVADVCSICGSMLTTSFIQPQRRAVREIGGLPPARAPKKVTCHACQTSKGMETVAMRYVFRYLAAELAAMNIKMTLQLSNRAEV; via the exons ATGGATGCAACTCCGTTTGCAAATTCAGCCATGAAAACTTCTGGAGATACTGGATCAGAATCTAAATCACTTGTTGATGAATTTGGTGAAATGTTGAAGTCTTGTGGCTTTAATTATCATGGTGTGGAGGTATTATACAGTGGGGTTTATGGAACCGAACTGActtgtgaaatttttattgGACCTGTCTATTATCAGCGGCTCCGACACATGGTTTCAGACAAATTTCGG GTTCGTTCCACTGGAACAATCGACCAAATCACCCGGCAGCCAATCAAAGGAAGAAAGTGGGGTGGAGGTATCCGTTTTGGAGAAATGGAACGGGATTCCATGCTTGCACATGGGGCTGCATATTTGTTGCATGATAGGCTTCATACTTGTTCTGATTATCATGTTGCTGATGTGTGCTCTATTTGTGGAAGTATGCTTACAACCTCATTTATTCAGCCACAGAGGCGGGCAGTACGAGAGATCGGTGGGCTACCCCCTGCAAGAGCTCCCAAGAAAGTAACTTGTCATGCTTGCCAGACAAGCAAAGGAATGGAGACCGTCGCCATGCGTTACGTTTTCAGATACTTGGCTGCCGAGCTCGCTGCTATGAACATAAAAATGACTCTTCAACTAAGTAACAGAGCAGAGgtataa